Proteins encoded by one window of Sus scrofa isolate TJ Tabasco breed Duroc chromosome 12, Sscrofa11.1, whole genome shotgun sequence:
- the HSPB9 gene encoding heat shock protein beta-9, translating to MCIADPKFRGSETCRKPGEPPQQSRRRGSGSAAVPARGPRSRGPPRPSRALHSEPRALHQQLLSRMQRVSSGLPNGSQSASRCASVAFTEQNQVATLPVQQLTDDVAAMRDNVHAEDGFQMKMYAHGFTPEELVVQVDGGCLMVTGQRQLEGCSPDGSGFRMAQKVHQQMPLPPGLDPAAMTCCLTPSGQLCVRGQCRALPCPEAQTGPAPRLRSRGSKKGSKLA from the coding sequence ATGTGCATAGCTGATCCCAAATTCCGCGGAAGCGAAACTTGCCGGAAGCCAGGGGAGCCCCCTCAACAGAGCAGGCGCCGCGGGAGCGGGAGTGCAGCCGTTCCGGCCCGAGGCCCCCGCTCCCGGGGGCCCCCACGCCCTAGCCGAGCGCTACATTCGGAGCCTCGCGCTCTTCACCAGCAGTTGCTCTCTCGGATGCAGCGGGTCAGTAGCGGTCTCCCCAACGGGAGCCAGTCAGCTTCCCGATGTGCCAGCGTTGCCTTCACTGAACAGAACCAGGTGGCCACCCTGCCAGTGCAGCAGCTCACGGACGATGTGGCAGCTATGCGGGACAACGTCCATGCGGAGGATGGCTTCCAGATGAAGATGTATGCCCATGGCTTCACCCCCGAGGAGCTGGTGGTTCAGGTGGACGGTGGATGCCTGATGGTGACCGGCCAACGGCAACTGGAGGGCTGCAGCCCAGATGGGAGCGGCTTCCGCATGGCACAGAAGGTGCACCAGCAAATGCCACTACCACCAGGCCTGGATCCCGCCGCCATGACCTGCTGCCTGACACCCTCTGGCCAGCTGTGTGTTCGAGGCCAGTGCCGGGCGCTGCCTTGCCCTGAAGCCCAAACAGGACCGGCCCCAAGACTCAGGAGCCGCGGCTCTAAGAAGGGTTCCAAACTAGCCTGA
- the KAT2A gene encoding histone acetyltransferase KAT2A isoform X1, which translates to MAEPSQASTPAPAAQPRPLQSPAPAPTPTPALSPASAPTPAPTPAPAPAPAAAPAGSTGTGGPGVGSGGTGSGGDPARPGLSQQQRASQRKAQVRGLPRAKKLEKLGVFSACKANETCKCNGWKNPKPPTAPRMDLQQPAANLSELCRSCEHPLADHVSHLENVSEDEINRLLGMVVDVENLFMSVHKEEDTDTKQVYFYLFKLLRKCILQMTRPVVEGSLGSPPFEKPNIEQGVLNFVQYKFSHLAPRERQTMFELSKMFLLCLNYWKLETPAQFRQRSQAEDVATYKVNYTRWLCYCHVPQSCDSLPRYETTHVFGRSLLRSIFTVTRRQLLEKFRVEKDKLVPEKRTLILTHFPKFLSMLEEEIYGANSPIWESGFTMPPSEGTQMVPRPATVSAAVVPSAPIFSPTMGGGGNSSLSLDSAGAEPMPAGEKRKLPENLTLEDAKRLRVMGDIPMELVNEVMLTITDPAAMLGPETSLLSANAARDETARLEERRGIIEFHVIGNSLTPKANRRVLLWLVGLQNVFSHQLPRMPKEYIARLVFDPKHKTLALIKDGRVIGGICFRMFPTQGFTEIVFCAVTSNEQVKGYGTHLMNHLKEYHIKHNILYFLTYADEYAIGYFKKQVRIQVGKALLMHRWELATFQGFSKDIKVPKSRYLGYIKDYEGATLMECELNPRIPYTELSHIIKKQKEIIKKLIERKQAQIRKVYPGLSCFKEGVRQIPVESVPGIRETGWKPLGKEKGKELKDPDQLYTTLKNLLAQIKSHPSAWPFMEPVKKSEAPDYYEVIRFPIDLKTMTERLRSRYYVTRKLFVADLQRVIANCREYNPPDSEYCRCASALEKFFYFKLKEGGLIDK; encoded by the exons ATGGCGGAACCTTCCCAGGCCTCGACCCCGGCCCCAGCCGCTCAGCCGCGTCCCCTTCAgtccccagcccccgccccaacTCCGACTCCTGCTCTCAGCCCTGCTTCGGCCCCGACTCCGGCTCCCACTCCGGCAccagcccccgccccagctgcagccccagccggGAGCACAGGGACTGGGGGGCCCGGGGTAGGAAGTGGGGGTACCGGGAGCGGGGGTGATCCGGCTCGCCCTGGCCTGAGCCAGCAGCAGCGCGCCAGCCAGAGGAAAGCGCAAGTCCGGGGGCTGCCGCGCGCCAAGAAGCTTGAGAAGCTAGGGGTCTTCTCGGCTTGcaag GCCAATGAAACCTGCAAGTGCAATGGCTGGAAAAACCCCAAGCCCCCCACTGCACCCCGCATGGACCTGCAGCAGCCAGCTGCCAACCTGAGCGAGCTGTGCCGTAGCTGTGAGCACCCCTTGG CTGACCACGTGTCCCACCTGGAGAATGTGTCAGAGGATGAGATTAACCGGCTGCTGGGGATGGTGGTAGATGTGGAGAATCTGTTCATGTCTGTTCATAAGGAGGAGGACACGGACACCAAGCAGGTCTATTTCTACCTCTTCAAG ctcctgcGGAAGTGCATCCTGCAGATGACCCGGCCCGTGGTGGAGGGATCCCTGGGCAGCCCCCCTTTTGAGAAGCCTAATATCGAGCAG GGTGTGCTGAACTTTGTGCAGTACAAGTTTAGTCACCTGGCTCCCCGGGAGCGGCAGACGATGTTTGAGCTCTCGAAGATGTTCCTGCTCTGCCTTAACTACTGGAAGCTTGAGACGCCCGCCCAATTCCGGCAGAGGTCTCAGGCCGAGGACGTGGCTACCTACAAGGTCAATTATACCAG atGGCTCTGTTACTGCCATGTGCCCCAGAGCTGCGACAGCCTCCCCCGGTACGAGACCACTCACGTCTTTGGGCGAAGCCTTCTCCGCTCCATCTTCACCGTCACCCGGCGACAGCTGCTGGAGAAGTTCCGGGTGGAGAAGGACAAGCTGGTGCCTGAGAAGAGGACCCTCATCCTCACCCACTTCCCCAA ATTCCTGTCCATGCTGGAGGAGGAGATCTACGGGGCAAACTCTCCGATCTGGGAGTCGGGCTTCACCATGCCGCCCTCGGAGGGAACCCAGATGGTGCCCCGGCCGG CTACAGTCAGTGCCGCGGTTGTTCCCAGCGCCCCCATCTTCAGCCCCACCATGGGTGGGGGTGGCAACAGCTCCTTGAGCCTGGACTCCGCAGGAGCCGAGCCCATGCCAG CAGGCGAGAAGAGGAAGCTCCCCGAGAACCTGACCCTGGAGGATGCCAAGCGGCTCCGTGTGATGGGCGACATCCCCATGGAGCTGGTCAACGAGGTCATGCTCACTATCACGGATCCTGCTGCCATGCTGGGGCCCGAG ACGAGCCTGCTGTCGGCCAATGCAGCCCGGGACGAGACGGCCCGCCTGGAGGAGCGCCGTGGCATCATCGAGTTCCACGTCATCGGCAACTCGCTCACGCCCAAGGCCAACCggcgggtgttgctgtggctggtggggctGCAGAATGTCTTCTCGCACCAGCTGCCGCGCATGCCCAAGGAGTATATCGCCCGCCTCGTCTTTGACCC GAAGCACAAGACTCTGGCCTTGATCAAGGACGGGCGAGTCATTGGTGGGATCTGCTTCCGCATGTTTCCCACCCAGGGCTTCACGGAGATTGTCTTCTGTGCTGTCACCTCAAATGAGCAGGTCAAG GGCTATGGGACTCACCTGATGAATCACCTGAAGGAGTATCACATCAAACACAACATCCTCTACTTCCTCACCTACGCCGACGAGTATGCCATTGGCTACTTCAAAAAGCAG GTGCGGATTCAGGTTGGAAAAGCCTTGCTGATGCATCGGTGGGAACTCGCCACCTTCCAGGGCTTCTCCAAGGACATCAAGGTGCCCAAGAGCCGCTACCTGGGTTACATCAAGGACTATGAGGGCGCGACGCTGATGGAGTGTGAGCTGAACCCTCGGATCCCCTACACGGAGCTGTCCCACATCATCAAGAAGCAGAAGGag ATCATCAAGAAGCTGATTGAACGCAAACAGGCCCAGATCCGGAAGGTCTACCCCGGGCTCAGCTGCTTCAAAGAGGGCGTGAGGCAGATCCCTGTGGAGAGCGTCCCTGGCATTC GAGAGACGGGCTGGAAGCCGCTGGGCAAGGAGAAAGG GAAAGAGCTGAAGGACCCGGACCAGCTCTACACGACCCTCAAAAACCTGCTGGCTCAGATCAAG TCCCACCCCAGTGCCTGGCCCTTCATGGAGCCCGTGAAGAAGTCGGAGGCCCCAGACTACTACGAGGTCATCCGCTTCCCCATCG ACCTGAAGACCATGACGGAGAGGCTGCGCAGCCGGTACTACGTGACGCGGAAGCTCTTCGTGGCGGACCTGCAGCGGGTCATCGCCAACTGCCGCGAGTACAACCCCCCAGACAGCGAGTACTGCCGCTGCGCCAGCGCCCTGGAGAAGTTCTTCTACTTCAAGCTCAAGGAGGGCGGGCTCATCGACAAGTAG
- the KAT2A gene encoding histone acetyltransferase KAT2A isoform X2, protein MAEPSQASTPAPAAQPRPLQSPAPAPTPTPALSPASAPTPAPTPAPAPAPAAAPAGSTGTGGPGVGSGGTGSGGDPARPGLSQQQRASQRKAQVRGLPRAKKLEKLGVFSACKANETCKCNGWKNPKPPTAPRMDLQQPAANLSELCRSCEHPLADHVSHLENVSEDEINRLLGMVVDVENLFMSVHKEEDTDTKQVYFYLFKLLRKCILQMTRPVVEGSLGSPPFEKPNIEQGVLNFVQYKFSHLAPRERQTMFELSKMFLLCLNYWKLETPAQFRQRSQAEDVATYKVNYTRWLCYCHVPQSCDSLPRYETTHVFGRSLLRSIFTVTRRQLLEKFRVEKDKLVPEKRTLILTHFPKFLSMLEEEIYGANSPIWESGFTMPPSEGTQMVPRPATVSAAVVPSAPIFSPTMGGGGNSSLSLDSAGAEPMPGEKRKLPENLTLEDAKRLRVMGDIPMELVNEVMLTITDPAAMLGPETSLLSANAARDETARLEERRGIIEFHVIGNSLTPKANRRVLLWLVGLQNVFSHQLPRMPKEYIARLVFDPKHKTLALIKDGRVIGGICFRMFPTQGFTEIVFCAVTSNEQVKGYGTHLMNHLKEYHIKHNILYFLTYADEYAIGYFKKQVRIQVGKALLMHRWELATFQGFSKDIKVPKSRYLGYIKDYEGATLMECELNPRIPYTELSHIIKKQKEIIKKLIERKQAQIRKVYPGLSCFKEGVRQIPVESVPGIRETGWKPLGKEKGKELKDPDQLYTTLKNLLAQIKSHPSAWPFMEPVKKSEAPDYYEVIRFPIDLKTMTERLRSRYYVTRKLFVADLQRVIANCREYNPPDSEYCRCASALEKFFYFKLKEGGLIDK, encoded by the exons ATGGCGGAACCTTCCCAGGCCTCGACCCCGGCCCCAGCCGCTCAGCCGCGTCCCCTTCAgtccccagcccccgccccaacTCCGACTCCTGCTCTCAGCCCTGCTTCGGCCCCGACTCCGGCTCCCACTCCGGCAccagcccccgccccagctgcagccccagccggGAGCACAGGGACTGGGGGGCCCGGGGTAGGAAGTGGGGGTACCGGGAGCGGGGGTGATCCGGCTCGCCCTGGCCTGAGCCAGCAGCAGCGCGCCAGCCAGAGGAAAGCGCAAGTCCGGGGGCTGCCGCGCGCCAAGAAGCTTGAGAAGCTAGGGGTCTTCTCGGCTTGcaag GCCAATGAAACCTGCAAGTGCAATGGCTGGAAAAACCCCAAGCCCCCCACTGCACCCCGCATGGACCTGCAGCAGCCAGCTGCCAACCTGAGCGAGCTGTGCCGTAGCTGTGAGCACCCCTTGG CTGACCACGTGTCCCACCTGGAGAATGTGTCAGAGGATGAGATTAACCGGCTGCTGGGGATGGTGGTAGATGTGGAGAATCTGTTCATGTCTGTTCATAAGGAGGAGGACACGGACACCAAGCAGGTCTATTTCTACCTCTTCAAG ctcctgcGGAAGTGCATCCTGCAGATGACCCGGCCCGTGGTGGAGGGATCCCTGGGCAGCCCCCCTTTTGAGAAGCCTAATATCGAGCAG GGTGTGCTGAACTTTGTGCAGTACAAGTTTAGTCACCTGGCTCCCCGGGAGCGGCAGACGATGTTTGAGCTCTCGAAGATGTTCCTGCTCTGCCTTAACTACTGGAAGCTTGAGACGCCCGCCCAATTCCGGCAGAGGTCTCAGGCCGAGGACGTGGCTACCTACAAGGTCAATTATACCAG atGGCTCTGTTACTGCCATGTGCCCCAGAGCTGCGACAGCCTCCCCCGGTACGAGACCACTCACGTCTTTGGGCGAAGCCTTCTCCGCTCCATCTTCACCGTCACCCGGCGACAGCTGCTGGAGAAGTTCCGGGTGGAGAAGGACAAGCTGGTGCCTGAGAAGAGGACCCTCATCCTCACCCACTTCCCCAA ATTCCTGTCCATGCTGGAGGAGGAGATCTACGGGGCAAACTCTCCGATCTGGGAGTCGGGCTTCACCATGCCGCCCTCGGAGGGAACCCAGATGGTGCCCCGGCCGG CTACAGTCAGTGCCGCGGTTGTTCCCAGCGCCCCCATCTTCAGCCCCACCATGGGTGGGGGTGGCAACAGCTCCTTGAGCCTGGACTCCGCAGGAGCCGAGCCCATGCCAG GCGAGAAGAGGAAGCTCCCCGAGAACCTGACCCTGGAGGATGCCAAGCGGCTCCGTGTGATGGGCGACATCCCCATGGAGCTGGTCAACGAGGTCATGCTCACTATCACGGATCCTGCTGCCATGCTGGGGCCCGAG ACGAGCCTGCTGTCGGCCAATGCAGCCCGGGACGAGACGGCCCGCCTGGAGGAGCGCCGTGGCATCATCGAGTTCCACGTCATCGGCAACTCGCTCACGCCCAAGGCCAACCggcgggtgttgctgtggctggtggggctGCAGAATGTCTTCTCGCACCAGCTGCCGCGCATGCCCAAGGAGTATATCGCCCGCCTCGTCTTTGACCC GAAGCACAAGACTCTGGCCTTGATCAAGGACGGGCGAGTCATTGGTGGGATCTGCTTCCGCATGTTTCCCACCCAGGGCTTCACGGAGATTGTCTTCTGTGCTGTCACCTCAAATGAGCAGGTCAAG GGCTATGGGACTCACCTGATGAATCACCTGAAGGAGTATCACATCAAACACAACATCCTCTACTTCCTCACCTACGCCGACGAGTATGCCATTGGCTACTTCAAAAAGCAG GTGCGGATTCAGGTTGGAAAAGCCTTGCTGATGCATCGGTGGGAACTCGCCACCTTCCAGGGCTTCTCCAAGGACATCAAGGTGCCCAAGAGCCGCTACCTGGGTTACATCAAGGACTATGAGGGCGCGACGCTGATGGAGTGTGAGCTGAACCCTCGGATCCCCTACACGGAGCTGTCCCACATCATCAAGAAGCAGAAGGag ATCATCAAGAAGCTGATTGAACGCAAACAGGCCCAGATCCGGAAGGTCTACCCCGGGCTCAGCTGCTTCAAAGAGGGCGTGAGGCAGATCCCTGTGGAGAGCGTCCCTGGCATTC GAGAGACGGGCTGGAAGCCGCTGGGCAAGGAGAAAGG GAAAGAGCTGAAGGACCCGGACCAGCTCTACACGACCCTCAAAAACCTGCTGGCTCAGATCAAG TCCCACCCCAGTGCCTGGCCCTTCATGGAGCCCGTGAAGAAGTCGGAGGCCCCAGACTACTACGAGGTCATCCGCTTCCCCATCG ACCTGAAGACCATGACGGAGAGGCTGCGCAGCCGGTACTACGTGACGCGGAAGCTCTTCGTGGCGGACCTGCAGCGGGTCATCGCCAACTGCCGCGAGTACAACCCCCCAGACAGCGAGTACTGCCGCTGCGCCAGCGCCCTGGAGAAGTTCTTCTACTTCAAGCTCAAGGAGGGCGGGCTCATCGACAAGTAG
- the KAT2A gene encoding histone acetyltransferase KAT2A isoform X3 encodes MAEPSQASTPAPAAQPRPLQSPAPAPTPTPALSPASAPTPAPTPAPAPAPAAAPAGSTGTGGPGVGSGGTGSGGDPARPGLSQQQRASQRKAQVRGLPRAKKLEKLGVFSACKANETCKCNGWKNPKPPTAPRMDLQQPAANLSELCRSCEHPLADHVSHLENVSEDEINRLLGMVVDVENLFMSVHKEEDTDTKQVYFYLFKLLRKCILQMTRPVVEGSLGSPPFEKPNIEQGVLNFVQYKFSHLAPRERQTMFELSKMFLLCLNYWKLETPAQFRQRSQAEDVATYKVNYTRWLCYCHVPQSCDSLPRYETTHVFGRSLLRSIFTVTRRQLLEKFRVEKDKLVPEKRTLILTHFPKFLSMLEEEIYGANSPIWESGFTMPPSEGTQMVPRPATVSAAVVPSAPIFSPTMGGGGNSSLSLDSAGAEPMPAGEKRKLPENLTLEDAKRLRVMGDIPMELVNEVMLTITDPAAMLGPETSLLSANAARDETARLEERRGIIEFHVIGNSLTPKANRRVLLWLVGLQNVFSHQLPRMPKEYIARLVFDPKHKTLALIKDGRVIGGICFRMFPTQGFTEIVFCAVTSNEQVKGYGTHLMNHLKEYHIKHNILYFLTYADEYAIGYFKKQGFSKDIKVPKSRYLGYIKDYEGATLMECELNPRIPYTELSHIIKKQKEIIKKLIERKQAQIRKVYPGLSCFKEGVRQIPVESVPGIRETGWKPLGKEKGKELKDPDQLYTTLKNLLAQIKSHPSAWPFMEPVKKSEAPDYYEVIRFPIDLKTMTERLRSRYYVTRKLFVADLQRVIANCREYNPPDSEYCRCASALEKFFYFKLKEGGLIDK; translated from the exons ATGGCGGAACCTTCCCAGGCCTCGACCCCGGCCCCAGCCGCTCAGCCGCGTCCCCTTCAgtccccagcccccgccccaacTCCGACTCCTGCTCTCAGCCCTGCTTCGGCCCCGACTCCGGCTCCCACTCCGGCAccagcccccgccccagctgcagccccagccggGAGCACAGGGACTGGGGGGCCCGGGGTAGGAAGTGGGGGTACCGGGAGCGGGGGTGATCCGGCTCGCCCTGGCCTGAGCCAGCAGCAGCGCGCCAGCCAGAGGAAAGCGCAAGTCCGGGGGCTGCCGCGCGCCAAGAAGCTTGAGAAGCTAGGGGTCTTCTCGGCTTGcaag GCCAATGAAACCTGCAAGTGCAATGGCTGGAAAAACCCCAAGCCCCCCACTGCACCCCGCATGGACCTGCAGCAGCCAGCTGCCAACCTGAGCGAGCTGTGCCGTAGCTGTGAGCACCCCTTGG CTGACCACGTGTCCCACCTGGAGAATGTGTCAGAGGATGAGATTAACCGGCTGCTGGGGATGGTGGTAGATGTGGAGAATCTGTTCATGTCTGTTCATAAGGAGGAGGACACGGACACCAAGCAGGTCTATTTCTACCTCTTCAAG ctcctgcGGAAGTGCATCCTGCAGATGACCCGGCCCGTGGTGGAGGGATCCCTGGGCAGCCCCCCTTTTGAGAAGCCTAATATCGAGCAG GGTGTGCTGAACTTTGTGCAGTACAAGTTTAGTCACCTGGCTCCCCGGGAGCGGCAGACGATGTTTGAGCTCTCGAAGATGTTCCTGCTCTGCCTTAACTACTGGAAGCTTGAGACGCCCGCCCAATTCCGGCAGAGGTCTCAGGCCGAGGACGTGGCTACCTACAAGGTCAATTATACCAG atGGCTCTGTTACTGCCATGTGCCCCAGAGCTGCGACAGCCTCCCCCGGTACGAGACCACTCACGTCTTTGGGCGAAGCCTTCTCCGCTCCATCTTCACCGTCACCCGGCGACAGCTGCTGGAGAAGTTCCGGGTGGAGAAGGACAAGCTGGTGCCTGAGAAGAGGACCCTCATCCTCACCCACTTCCCCAA ATTCCTGTCCATGCTGGAGGAGGAGATCTACGGGGCAAACTCTCCGATCTGGGAGTCGGGCTTCACCATGCCGCCCTCGGAGGGAACCCAGATGGTGCCCCGGCCGG CTACAGTCAGTGCCGCGGTTGTTCCCAGCGCCCCCATCTTCAGCCCCACCATGGGTGGGGGTGGCAACAGCTCCTTGAGCCTGGACTCCGCAGGAGCCGAGCCCATGCCAG CAGGCGAGAAGAGGAAGCTCCCCGAGAACCTGACCCTGGAGGATGCCAAGCGGCTCCGTGTGATGGGCGACATCCCCATGGAGCTGGTCAACGAGGTCATGCTCACTATCACGGATCCTGCTGCCATGCTGGGGCCCGAG ACGAGCCTGCTGTCGGCCAATGCAGCCCGGGACGAGACGGCCCGCCTGGAGGAGCGCCGTGGCATCATCGAGTTCCACGTCATCGGCAACTCGCTCACGCCCAAGGCCAACCggcgggtgttgctgtggctggtggggctGCAGAATGTCTTCTCGCACCAGCTGCCGCGCATGCCCAAGGAGTATATCGCCCGCCTCGTCTTTGACCC GAAGCACAAGACTCTGGCCTTGATCAAGGACGGGCGAGTCATTGGTGGGATCTGCTTCCGCATGTTTCCCACCCAGGGCTTCACGGAGATTGTCTTCTGTGCTGTCACCTCAAATGAGCAGGTCAAG GGCTATGGGACTCACCTGATGAATCACCTGAAGGAGTATCACATCAAACACAACATCCTCTACTTCCTCACCTACGCCGACGAGTATGCCATTGGCTACTTCAAAAAGCAG GGCTTCTCCAAGGACATCAAGGTGCCCAAGAGCCGCTACCTGGGTTACATCAAGGACTATGAGGGCGCGACGCTGATGGAGTGTGAGCTGAACCCTCGGATCCCCTACACGGAGCTGTCCCACATCATCAAGAAGCAGAAGGag ATCATCAAGAAGCTGATTGAACGCAAACAGGCCCAGATCCGGAAGGTCTACCCCGGGCTCAGCTGCTTCAAAGAGGGCGTGAGGCAGATCCCTGTGGAGAGCGTCCCTGGCATTC GAGAGACGGGCTGGAAGCCGCTGGGCAAGGAGAAAGG GAAAGAGCTGAAGGACCCGGACCAGCTCTACACGACCCTCAAAAACCTGCTGGCTCAGATCAAG TCCCACCCCAGTGCCTGGCCCTTCATGGAGCCCGTGAAGAAGTCGGAGGCCCCAGACTACTACGAGGTCATCCGCTTCCCCATCG ACCTGAAGACCATGACGGAGAGGCTGCGCAGCCGGTACTACGTGACGCGGAAGCTCTTCGTGGCGGACCTGCAGCGGGTCATCGCCAACTGCCGCGAGTACAACCCCCCAGACAGCGAGTACTGCCGCTGCGCCAGCGCCCTGGAGAAGTTCTTCTACTTCAAGCTCAAGGAGGGCGGGCTCATCGACAAGTAG
- the KAT2A gene encoding histone acetyltransferase KAT2A isoform X4, which yields MAEPSQASTPAPAAQPRPLQSPAPAPTPTPALSPASAPTPAPTPAPAPAPAAAPAGSTGTGGPGVGSGGTGSGGDPARPGLSQQQRASQRKAQVRGLPRAKKLEKLGVFSACKANETCKCNGWKNPKPPTAPRMDLQQPAANLSELCRSCEHPLADHVSHLENVSEDEINRLLGMVVDVENLFMSVHKEEDTDTKQVYFYLFKLLRKCILQMTRPVVEGSLGSPPFEKPNIEQGVLNFVQYKFSHLAPRERQTMFELSKMFLLCLNYWKLETPAQFRQRSQAEDVATYKVNYTRWLCYCHVPQSCDSLPRYETTHVFGRSLLRSIFTVTRRQLLEKFRVEKDKLVPEKRTLILTHFPKFLSMLEEEIYGANSPIWESGFTMPPSEGTQMVPRPATVSAAVVPSAPIFSPTMGGGGNSSLSLDSAGAEPMPGEKRKLPENLTLEDAKRLRVMGDIPMELVNEVMLTITDPAAMLGPETSLLSANAARDETARLEERRGIIEFHVIGNSLTPKANRRVLLWLVGLQNVFSHQLPRMPKEYIARLVFDPKHKTLALIKDGRVIGGICFRMFPTQGFTEIVFCAVTSNEQVKGYGTHLMNHLKEYHIKHNILYFLTYADEYAIGYFKKQGFSKDIKVPKSRYLGYIKDYEGATLMECELNPRIPYTELSHIIKKQKEIIKKLIERKQAQIRKVYPGLSCFKEGVRQIPVESVPGIRETGWKPLGKEKGKELKDPDQLYTTLKNLLAQIKSHPSAWPFMEPVKKSEAPDYYEVIRFPIDLKTMTERLRSRYYVTRKLFVADLQRVIANCREYNPPDSEYCRCASALEKFFYFKLKEGGLIDK from the exons ATGGCGGAACCTTCCCAGGCCTCGACCCCGGCCCCAGCCGCTCAGCCGCGTCCCCTTCAgtccccagcccccgccccaacTCCGACTCCTGCTCTCAGCCCTGCTTCGGCCCCGACTCCGGCTCCCACTCCGGCAccagcccccgccccagctgcagccccagccggGAGCACAGGGACTGGGGGGCCCGGGGTAGGAAGTGGGGGTACCGGGAGCGGGGGTGATCCGGCTCGCCCTGGCCTGAGCCAGCAGCAGCGCGCCAGCCAGAGGAAAGCGCAAGTCCGGGGGCTGCCGCGCGCCAAGAAGCTTGAGAAGCTAGGGGTCTTCTCGGCTTGcaag GCCAATGAAACCTGCAAGTGCAATGGCTGGAAAAACCCCAAGCCCCCCACTGCACCCCGCATGGACCTGCAGCAGCCAGCTGCCAACCTGAGCGAGCTGTGCCGTAGCTGTGAGCACCCCTTGG CTGACCACGTGTCCCACCTGGAGAATGTGTCAGAGGATGAGATTAACCGGCTGCTGGGGATGGTGGTAGATGTGGAGAATCTGTTCATGTCTGTTCATAAGGAGGAGGACACGGACACCAAGCAGGTCTATTTCTACCTCTTCAAG ctcctgcGGAAGTGCATCCTGCAGATGACCCGGCCCGTGGTGGAGGGATCCCTGGGCAGCCCCCCTTTTGAGAAGCCTAATATCGAGCAG GGTGTGCTGAACTTTGTGCAGTACAAGTTTAGTCACCTGGCTCCCCGGGAGCGGCAGACGATGTTTGAGCTCTCGAAGATGTTCCTGCTCTGCCTTAACTACTGGAAGCTTGAGACGCCCGCCCAATTCCGGCAGAGGTCTCAGGCCGAGGACGTGGCTACCTACAAGGTCAATTATACCAG atGGCTCTGTTACTGCCATGTGCCCCAGAGCTGCGACAGCCTCCCCCGGTACGAGACCACTCACGTCTTTGGGCGAAGCCTTCTCCGCTCCATCTTCACCGTCACCCGGCGACAGCTGCTGGAGAAGTTCCGGGTGGAGAAGGACAAGCTGGTGCCTGAGAAGAGGACCCTCATCCTCACCCACTTCCCCAA ATTCCTGTCCATGCTGGAGGAGGAGATCTACGGGGCAAACTCTCCGATCTGGGAGTCGGGCTTCACCATGCCGCCCTCGGAGGGAACCCAGATGGTGCCCCGGCCGG CTACAGTCAGTGCCGCGGTTGTTCCCAGCGCCCCCATCTTCAGCCCCACCATGGGTGGGGGTGGCAACAGCTCCTTGAGCCTGGACTCCGCAGGAGCCGAGCCCATGCCAG GCGAGAAGAGGAAGCTCCCCGAGAACCTGACCCTGGAGGATGCCAAGCGGCTCCGTGTGATGGGCGACATCCCCATGGAGCTGGTCAACGAGGTCATGCTCACTATCACGGATCCTGCTGCCATGCTGGGGCCCGAG ACGAGCCTGCTGTCGGCCAATGCAGCCCGGGACGAGACGGCCCGCCTGGAGGAGCGCCGTGGCATCATCGAGTTCCACGTCATCGGCAACTCGCTCACGCCCAAGGCCAACCggcgggtgttgctgtggctggtggggctGCAGAATGTCTTCTCGCACCAGCTGCCGCGCATGCCCAAGGAGTATATCGCCCGCCTCGTCTTTGACCC GAAGCACAAGACTCTGGCCTTGATCAAGGACGGGCGAGTCATTGGTGGGATCTGCTTCCGCATGTTTCCCACCCAGGGCTTCACGGAGATTGTCTTCTGTGCTGTCACCTCAAATGAGCAGGTCAAG GGCTATGGGACTCACCTGATGAATCACCTGAAGGAGTATCACATCAAACACAACATCCTCTACTTCCTCACCTACGCCGACGAGTATGCCATTGGCTACTTCAAAAAGCAG GGCTTCTCCAAGGACATCAAGGTGCCCAAGAGCCGCTACCTGGGTTACATCAAGGACTATGAGGGCGCGACGCTGATGGAGTGTGAGCTGAACCCTCGGATCCCCTACACGGAGCTGTCCCACATCATCAAGAAGCAGAAGGag ATCATCAAGAAGCTGATTGAACGCAAACAGGCCCAGATCCGGAAGGTCTACCCCGGGCTCAGCTGCTTCAAAGAGGGCGTGAGGCAGATCCCTGTGGAGAGCGTCCCTGGCATTC GAGAGACGGGCTGGAAGCCGCTGGGCAAGGAGAAAGG GAAAGAGCTGAAGGACCCGGACCAGCTCTACACGACCCTCAAAAACCTGCTGGCTCAGATCAAG TCCCACCCCAGTGCCTGGCCCTTCATGGAGCCCGTGAAGAAGTCGGAGGCCCCAGACTACTACGAGGTCATCCGCTTCCCCATCG ACCTGAAGACCATGACGGAGAGGCTGCGCAGCCGGTACTACGTGACGCGGAAGCTCTTCGTGGCGGACCTGCAGCGGGTCATCGCCAACTGCCGCGAGTACAACCCCCCAGACAGCGAGTACTGCCGCTGCGCCAGCGCCCTGGAGAAGTTCTTCTACTTCAAGCTCAAGGAGGGCGGGCTCATCGACAAGTAG